CTGCCTGGACACATGGGCCTGGCACTCCTCCCTAGGACAGCTGACGGGGACAAAGGCCTTTCTCACATGGCCCTCACCTGACCCCAGGGCTGCCAGGAAGGTGGGGCACGTCTCCCTTCAAATCAGTGTGTCTTGGCTGACGGAGGACCGCCCACAGACAGCACACTTTGCCAGACGCCCTCATCCTTGGACAGAGGAGGGGCTGAGCTCTCCCACCAACGCCAGCCACCTCTGGGAGGTCAGTCCCCAccagccttgaaaaggaaaggTCTTCACCTGGGAGCCAGGCCCCATGGTGGTTGGGGGAGGTCAAGAGTCCTCTTGCAGACAGTCCTGGGGGTGACTGATGGGGTCTCAGGGAGAGCACAGGGTAGGTGGGGTGTGTGGGGCGGGGGGCAAGGCGGGGGGCTGTGCTTCTCAGAGCCTTGTCCCTgaatggggctgggaggggggctTTAGAGCAGACCCCAGAGGGTGACCAGGAGTATGGGGGCCAGGGCCGGGGTCCCCAGTACGGCAAGGCCGGCGCCATTACAGAGGTCGTACTGGCAGCAGGAGGTGGTAGACGCATGCTTGGAGTAGCCATCGTACACAGTCTCGAAGCAGCTGGGCACACACGACTTGCTCACCTTCATCCTGGTTGGGGTGTAGTCTGCAGAGGGGCAGGGCAGTGGGCTGGGATTCCAGGAGGGGCCAGACCCCAGCATGCAGGGCCTTTGGGCAGGTTCTCCCCCTGCCAGGGGCTGCCAGAAAGGATCCTGGGGCAGGTGAGAGCCTCCCTCCCCAGTCTACCCTACCctccaggggcagggaggagcacCCCTTCAGTCtcccaggaaggggtgggggcacCCCGCCGACTCACAAGTGCGTGTGGTCATGCAGTAGGTGACCATGGCCGGGCAGCGCATGGGGTTGAAGCAGTTCTCCCCGTTGTAGGCACACACGTGGCAGtccagagcctgggctggggcgAAGGTGGGGGCACGGGGGTCACAGAACAGGGAGagacccctcctccagcccctcagaTCCCCAGTCCTATAACCTTCCCCAGGGAAGAAGAGCTGGCAGGAGATGTGGTCAGCGGGAATTCGGCCTCCCTCCCCACTTACAGCCTGCCTGCCCCCAGATATGAGTCTCTCCacctctccatcctccatccatcttACCCAGAGGTAGGCCCACCAGGGCCACCAGGAACAGGGCGAGCAGGGGCGCCATGGCTGGAGGCGAGAGGGTAGACTGGGAGTGGGGAGGCGGACAGCAGCTGGTCCGGGATGCAActcaggcaggggctggggcagggcgcAGAGGGGGCTGGCCAACCCCCTGCCCTCTGAGAGCTCCTGCTCTACTGGAGGCGCTGCTGCAGCCCTGCACAGAGGGGGACAAGGACAGGTGGTCACTGCAGGGCCTGAGGGACCCAcagggggcctgggcaggggtgCCAGGGGCAGAGGAGCCACCCAACTCAGCATGGGCgtcagggaaggtttcctggagggGACATGAGATGAGATGAtaagggaggaggggtgggacaTTCCAACCAGAGAGACCAGCACCTGCAAAAACAGGAGACCTGTGCAGACTGAAGGGGGCAGTGCcagaggagggtgggcagggtCCAAGGAaggccagggaggctggaggggcctTGAGTGCCAGGCCAAACCCCACACTTTACCCAGGGGATCGTTCACGCAGGGCCCTATGGGAGCTTGGcacacagccccctccccacccaggacCCTGGGTACAGGGTgcctggccagggctgggcccaAGGGTGGGTCTCTTCTCACTGCTCGCCCTCCTCTTTGCTCCTGGGGTGTCCCTGCTTGGGTCCCCACTTCCTGCTACTTCCAGGCTCAGCTAAGGGCCTTTCTCCCAGGAAGATCTCCAGAGCCCTCCCTACGGCTCTCAGGTCTGAGTCCTGGGCCACTGCGGGAGCTCCTGGCAGCGATGAGCTCCATCCAGCCTGTGGGGAAATGCGCTTTGAATGCATCCCAGGAGGGCACCTGGGAAGACAGCAGGGAGGGCTTTCCAGACTGGATCTGGTGTTTGGAATGGAGATGCCACTCTCCTGGAAGAGGTTTGGGGGAAATCTGGACTATGACTCTCCTCCCGCCGCGGGATCTCCCGTCCGGGTCCCTTCCCCGCGGGAGTTAGACTCCCCCGCTTCCCGAGAACAAAAACCCATCTTCCACGGCCCATTTCCCAGGCGTCAACCTCGGGATGCCGAAGGCCTGAGTAAGGCCGGGCCTGCGGCCCCAGCACTTCCCGCCCCCTCCTGGGGAGCCCCGCCCCAAAGACTGCGGTCCCAAGTTGGAGAGGGGTGTAGCGGTGACCTCAACTGTGACCTTCACCACTGAGCCCCCGCTGCGCCCGGGACTCACCCGCGGCCGCTCGCCGGGCCCTCCCCCGGCCTGACAGAGCGTCCGTCCGTGCCCCGCAACCACCGCGCCGCACCGCCGCCCTGCGGCCTCCACCTGCCGGAGCCGCCGCCGCGCCTGAGCtccccgcaggccccgcccctagCCCGCCCTGGCTCCGCCCAGAGTCCGCCTTGGCCCCGCCcatccccgcccccgcccgcggaCTCCTGGCGTCCCGACGCTCCGACGCAGAGAGCCAGCCACGCCCAGACACGTACGCCGCCCTGCGGTGACACCCACGCAACCCTCAGACGCCGAGTCACCTAGTTGCCCCACATCCCCTCCCAGTCATTTCTTCGGCCCGGTTCCGCAGGGGTGCTGCGCGGAGCAGCCCCAGGGCGCGGTGACCGTGGACGGGGCTCCCTGTGCAGCCCGCCTGCGTGGTCGTGTCCCCGCGCGTCCGTAGCCCGCAGCATCTCGGGGCCTCGGTCCCCACACCTGGTGCACCCTACACAGTGTGAAAGCCAGCCTTGAAAGGATCCCATCGTTTCACAGACCCCTCCCACCACAATATCAatattaaataattgttttttacgTGACTTTAGTTCAACATTtagcttttgttctgttttaggCAAAATTTAAGATTTTCATGGGCCctaaaaatttcattctttttctaatatgagaaagaaaatacattttctttgatcctaagagttcttttttctctctctctctatcagaGATGAACCATTTTGGGGCCCTAGGCCCTGAACCTCCAGAGCCGAGAGGGCAGTCTCGCCAGGCAGACTGGGTGCTCGGTCCCCGTCTGCCAGATAGTCACTGCGGTGCCCCCTGTGCAAGGAGTTGGAGTAACTGTCGGAATAAAGCTGACGAACGTTTCCAATATCCTGCCTACGTGGGGCTCACGCTCTAATGGGCAGAAAATAAATGCATACGTCAAAACCACAGTATGTCATGGGCTTCAGCATCAGACCGTGATGAACTGGTGGGAACTGGATTTACCGCCATGccttaaacaactaaaaaacagcagaaaataaaCGAAGCATCTCTTTGAGACATTGCATGGCAGGCAGCACAGGGCAGTGGAGCTGGAGTGAAGGGAAACAAATGGTGGAGCTACAGGGCGCAGTGCAGGGAGGGCAACCCAAACGGAGCCCGGAGCCCGGAGCCCGCGGTCCCCCTGACTGAAGAGACAGAGTGAGGAGTGCGGGGAGGCTGAGGCAGCTGGAGTTCACAGGGCAGAGCATGGGAGAGAGAGCTGGGTCTCCAGAGGATCCCCGAGTCCTCAGGGAGTCCCATTAGTGCACACATTGGAGGAACCTACCCAGAGATGAGGAAGGAACCGGCGAGAAGGAGGAAGCCAAACCGTTCCCAGGGCTCACACGGGGCTGGGAGGAGTTCAACTGAAGTGAGAAGAGAAACCTTGAAATGAAAGGGTGGGCCATGGGGCAGAGTGCTGTGAAGGGACCTGCCTCAGTCAAGGCACCAACTCAGCCGTAGATTAAAGACTACACCTGGTCccacctaacaaagcttaaaacaaAGCCTTGAAAGAGTCCAATCGTCCCCAAGTAACTTAATTGCATCCTAGGACAaagctcaaaattatttttaaaaagaacataatcCAGTACCCAACAATGTAAAAATTCATCCAGTTAAATGTCTGACACCCATCTGAAAACACCACTGGGCATGCAAAgcagcaggaaaatgtgacccacagtggggagaaaaaatcattagaaacagacccacaaatgacacagatgataggATTAGTAGGCAGGGACATTAAAACAGATATTATAAGCATGTTTCATATATTCAAGAAGATAGAGGAGAGCACAAGTATGTCAGGGGAGCCATGGGAAATAGAAAAAGACGTAATTGAACTTCTAACGATGAAAAATaggtctgagatgaaaaatacactggatgggattaacatTGGATTAGACTCTGCAGATAAAAGATGAGTGAACTTGGAGATAAAACATCAGAAACTACTAAAAAagaatcacaggaaaaaaagactgaaaaaatgagCAGAGTGTCAGGCAGCTGTGGGACAATTTCATGTGGCCTAAcgtgtgtaattggagtcccacaaggagaggacaggaagaggggaaaagaaaacattttgaaagaaataatagccaaaatttttccaaatttggtgaaaactgTAAGCCTATTGAACCCAGAAactcaatgaactccaagcacaagaaataggaagaaaactaCACTGAAGCACATCACCATCAAATAGCTTAAAACCAGCGATAAAGAGAAAACACTAAAGGCAGACACTACGTAATGCACAGAGGGTCGAAGGTAaagatgacagcagatttcttgtcagaaacaGCACAAGGCAACATAGTGAAGCAATGTTTGATATACCAAAAACAAACACCAACTATTCAGAATTATATACCCAGCAAAGATATCTTTGAAAAGTGAAGGTGAAATACAGCGTTTTTCAGACAGGCAAAGGCAGAAAGAATCACCCTCCAGCAGACTGGCACCATGAGAACTGTGGAAGGAAGGCCTGTGGGCACGGGGCAGACTGCGTCAAATGGAGACACGCGTCCACATAAAGGGATGAAGAGCGCCTGAAATGGGAAAGAGGAAggcattgtttcttatttttaaattactttagaaGACAATTGACTGCGTGAAGCCAAAGTGATAACAGGATATTATGGGGTTTCTAGCAAATGTGGAAGCAGATCATATGATACAGATGGGCCAGGAGCAGGAAGATGGAGGTGCACTGTTGTAGGTTTATCGTACGGTGTGTGACGTGGTATATTTCTGGAACATAGACCACAAGATGTTAAAGATGTGCACTGTGAACACTAAGGTAaccactgaaaaaagaaagaggaagaaaagaaaaatcagagaacacTACCTAGCAAAgcaacaaaggagagaaaatggaaccatACAGAATTAATCTGTCAAtcaaagagaaggcagaaaaagagggaaagtgaaaaagaacagGTGGGGCAAAGAAAAGGCAAATGGCAGGATGAGAGATTGAAACCCAACTTGCCAATAGTCACACTAAATGGGCCAGACACCCCAATTAAAAAGCAGAGGCTGTCAGATTGGATAAAGAGAGAGAGTCAAGAATATCCTGTCCTCCAGAAACCCACTGTacatattaaaacacaaataGGTGAGAAATCAAAGGACAGAAAAGCTAGAGCATGCTAACgctaattaaaagaaagcaggagtaacTACATTTAACATCTGATGAAGTGGGTTTTAGAGCAAAGACTATAACCAGgaataaagagggacattacataacgataaggggtcagttcattaagGGGACAcagcaatcctaaatgtttatgtacTTAACAATGgagcttcaaaatacacaaagcaaaaacacctgagagaactgaaaggagaaaagggaaacccaCGATTGGAGTCAGAGATTTCAACACTCCTTTCTCAATGACTGATGGAGGACACAGACAGAAAGGAATGAGGACAAAGGAGACTTGAACAACATTCCCAGCCAATGTGACCTGCTTGATATGCAGAGAACACGCCACCCAGCAGAAGGagaacacattcttctcaagtacacacaaAACATTTACCAatatagaccatattctgggccataaaccaaatctcaataaatttataaggattgaaatcatactggggccagcccagtggtatagttgtttagttcatgcactccactttggtggcccagggtttgccagtttggatcctgggtgctcatcaagccatgctgaggcagcgtcccacacagaagaactagaaggacgtacaactaggatatacaactacatactgtagctttggggaggaaaaaaaaaagagggagactgtcaacagatgttagttcagggctaatcttccttactaaaaaacaaaaaaatccaaaagaaatcatacaaattattttcttgggctagaaattagaaatcaagaacagaaaaatatccaagagatccccaaatatttagaaactgagcaacaaatttctaaataacctgtgggtcaaaggagaaatttaaaaggaaattagaaagtatttccaattgaatgaaaatgaaaacatagtcTGTCAGAGTTAGTGGATGCAGCTACAGCAGTGTTCACAAGGAAACGTTTTAGCACTAATGCTtgtattagaagaaaagaaaggtctcAACACAATGACCTATGCTCCTACCTTCAGAAACCAGAACAAAAAGTGCAAATCAAACcccaagcaaaataaaagaaataataaaaataagagcaaaaaaaaaaatcaatgaaatagaaaagaaaaatagagaagatcaaTCCAACCTAAAGCTGTTTCTTtgcaaatcaatgtgattttTAACCCCCTGGCCAGActgatcagaaagaaaagagatgagccACAACGCCAGTATCAGGAATGAGAAGCACCCCTCTCAGCTGCTCGGGTCCCATCCAGTTCCTGGTAGGAGGCATCAGAGGGCAGCGTGGGCTGAAGGTAGGTGGCAACTTGAACCAGCATCGTGCAGGCTGCCAGTGGTGGGGTGGCATCCATATGCCACTATGCAATGCTTAGTCAGGCAGGCGGGGCTGTCAGACAGCTGCTCTCTTATCAGTGGTCCTCCTGTGGTCctgcaaaacaagctcagaaACTGGTTACTTTATTTCCCACATCAACCTTTTGCATAAGAGGCCAGTTTCACCCTGATCCAGAGAAAATTTTAGCTCCTCTATTCTCAGTTTCAATCCGCACTGTCTTACGATCATTCCTCAATCTTGGGGAATGGAGGTGAAGACCgctctagctacttcctgctgtgAAAGAGTGAAGATcagggttagaggaatgaaattGTTGTgactttatttaatttaattaattaatttacttttaaagactctgcaaagggagaggaaggaaacgggccttcttcttcttcttttttttttaaagattggtatctaagctaacatctgttgctaatctttttttttcttcttctccccaaagcaccccagtacatagttgtattctctagttgtaggttcttccagttgtgctatgtgggacaccacctcagcatggcttgatgagtggtgccatgtccatgcccaggatccaaactagtgaaaccccgggctgctgtaacagagcacacgaacttaaccctCGGCCACAGGGTTAGCCcctacctttattttaaaatgcttttgggTACAGGTGGGGAGAGTGAGGCATGCTTTGCATGACTGATATTTTGGTGCTCTGATCAATGGCTTTGGAACACTTTGGAACAACACTTAAGTCcacattttataattacatagaCGACCTCACATGTTAGCAAAATAGACAGCCCAAAGTTTAGTATCCCCTCCATAACAGATCTCAATCCTTGGGGAATCCAGGAGAAGAGGCCGGTAAACCAATCAAGGTTTGGGCCTGGGACCTCAGGTGAAATCTGacgaaacaaaaagaaaataaggttaATGATTGGAGCCaatttctgagcccaggggacagccagtcaagaagatttctggATGTCGGGGTCAAaacatcttttgcagtttgaaatgtctctgaagATGTCATCAGGTGTTCAGGTAAACTTTTTGAGTGGCTTATATAGCAACAGGTATGAAGATTGTCTAAACTTGGGCTATTGTCgtgatctctcttaagtttatgtcgagttgtccagcttcagtttgtagggcttcaggaaaaaaagagtggtttcagttctcaacggttccaaatgaaaaaaatatctgtaccagatatttgaggaaactagaagaatttaggatccagCCCAGGGGACAGATAGAAagcaaaaacctcaaagacaatgaacaaaAGGAGAATCTAATATCCAcgaatgtgtattatagtttctatttaaacatgatttttctctctaaaatcaccctcattttgcttttattaaagcAACAAACGTAAACTatcttttatttaccaaagagcATTTTAtatcacgttaacttgaaagacaactgggttagtttctattccacctagaaataatttatataagccCTTACttcaagccaattaaatagagctcttttagaaATCATATCATCTAGAAGCAGACaaataaatatagagagagaCTTACATACATtgacatgcagacacacacacagagatctttaaaaattttagctatGTCTCAGgtacaaaaatcaaaagaataaattgCTCTCTGGCAGATGGACTTGCTCAGACGGTCAAAGATTTTTACTAAaggtcttttgtttttgctgtaaGAAtcctttttagagctgtttttgacgtcattttgtcttttagaagcttCTGCATATTAATCAAAGAAGGTATTCCATTGTGAGAggttttgaatcctctcttttaagAGTGAcccttgggctggcccagtggcgcagcagttaagttctcacattctgcttcagtggcctggggtttgccagttcagatcctgggtgtggacctgcgtaccacttgtcaagccgtgctgtggtgggcatcccacatataaagtgcaagaagatgggcatggatgttagcgccaggccagtcttcctcaccaaaaaaaaaaaaaaaaaaaagaggaggcttggcaggtgatgttaggtcagagctaatcttcctcaaaaaaaaaaaaaaaaccaaaagacaaagagtgacCTTTAAGGTGGACTTATCTGAAACAAAGTTTccccagaatggccattacaattTCAAATTATCTAAAAGTTTGTCCATTTTCACGTGcttaattttagatcaggaattttgggggagttgaagGAGAGGAGCTCAGCGAGAAAGGAGACAGGAGTGCAGATTTGGTTCTGTCTTGCTAGCACGGTCGCTGATGCAGCTGACACCCTCTAATCTGGTgtgtttcttatttaattattttcttttaaagaggcaGTAAGAGATTCCTGATCTCGTTTGgaagcctcaaaaaattaaaacaggctTCCTATTGTCTTTGAGGGGTGTGATATGCTCTTTTCAAAATGGGCACCGAAATAAACCAATTTGGGGATATCGAAGGAGCTCCATTGTGGCCAACGAAATTTTAGATCATCTCTAGTGATCTGAACCCAGGTGTCAAGGAACTTGCAAGCGTTTGGTCCATAATTTTTGTACATAAAGGCCGCAGGAGTGGCGGCAGACGGGTGGCTATTTGCTGCCTCTTTAGAACAAAAGGCGCCATCCCGAACGGAGAAAGCTCCTTTTAAGCCGGCTAAACCTTAAAGAAACCTGAAACTGAGGGATTCCCTCCTTAAAGCGCCTCGAgacccacccccctccccctccccctccccctccccctccccctccccctcccccctccccctccccctccccccctcccctccccccgccccaaagCGTGAGAGGTCAGGACGTGAGAGGGCGGTACCTTGGCGGTCTCCCTGAGGCCGCTGGAGACGCGGAGGAGCCGCTAACGGGCTGGGGGGTGTGCCGGCACACAGTGTCCAGTCGCGCTCTGGAGGAGATCAGGCAGCCACTTCACATCTCATCCTCGTGGCCAGAAGTGTTAACCGAAAACGAGCAGCTTTACAAGCAAAgataagttttaaagaaaaaagaggcttTATTAAAACCAGGAAAGTACTCCTCAACCGCAAGTTGCTAAGTGAGCCCCTTCTCGGTCTAGGGgtggctgggtttttttttgaatattggccctgcgctaacatccgtgcccatcctcctctgttttaaatgcgggacgcctgccacagcatggcttgataaggggtgcctcggtccgcgcctgggatccgaaccggcgaatcccagctgccaaagcggagcgcgagaacttaaccgtCAGGAGGGGTAGCCGGCTGGTGTAGAAAGGCAAAAGGTGCAGAGCATGCAAGGCTAAGGCCGAGTCCAGTTCTGATGGGTCGCCCTTTCCAGCTCCAGTGTATCTTGCGCCCGGGGCTTCCTATGTGCCCTAACTGCGGGGACAGTCTACCACACCGTGCTCCGGCCATCTGGCGACAGTCAAGGCTAAAACGCAATTTTTTACCTCCGTCTGTAGCTCAGCCTTGAGGTGGGCATGGTAACCGTCACGCTAACTGGGCCTCCTCcttatctctttcctttcccgTCCCTGGCCCCCTGGACTCGATTCAAATCCCGGCTGCGCGGCCGGCCAGCTGGGGGACGGCAGCTTGGTTTCCACACGTCTGCGCGCCTGCCCCTCTGCTCTCCGCCCGACCTCCGACTCCGACCTCTCCAGTCCCTGCCCGCTGCGCCCGGGGGCTGAGCGCCAGAGGGGCTCCGAGCCCGGGAAGAGGCGCGCGGCATCTTCCCAACGCCCGGCTCTCCCGTGGCCACCAGGGGGTGCGCCAGCCCCAGGACCCGCCCTCGGAAGATGCCGGGAGCGCCGGGCGCGACCGCAGCCCCTGGGGGCACCGAGGGGAGAGCCCTGCAGAGGGTGCCAAGGCCATTGACCGGGGCCACAGGTGACGTTGAGGGGCGCTGGGTTCCACGTGGGTGCCAAGGGCACGCGCAGGAAACCGAGACTCGGCAGTGGAGCGGCTCGCTCCAGATGACCGCGTCAGGACAGCACGGCTCCGGAGCGATCCTGGGCCAGCGGGGTTTGGGCCTAGAGCGGTGTGGGAGGGGCT
This genomic interval from Equus przewalskii isolate Varuska chromosome 8, EquPr2, whole genome shotgun sequence contains the following:
- the LYNX1 gene encoding ly-6/neurotoxin-like protein 1, producing the protein MAPLLALFLVALVGLPLAQALDCHVCAYNGENCFNPMRCPAMVTYCMTTRTYYTPTRMKVSKSCVPSCFETVYDGYSKHASTTSCCQYDLCNGAGLAVLGTPALAPILLVTLWGLL